The genomic segment CGAAACGATCACACGTCAGCACGAAGAAGATTACACACACAAGAAGCAGTCCGGTGGTACAGGTCAGTTCGCTCGTGTGAAGATCATCTTCGAACCGAACCCCGATGGCGAAGACTTCAAGTTCGAGTCCAAGATCGTTGGTGGTGCTGTTCCGAAGGAATACATCCCGGGCGTTCAGAAGGGTATCGAAAGCGTTCTGTCTTCCGGTCCTCTGGCTGGCTTCCCGATGCTTGGCGTCAAAGCAACCCTGATCGACGGCGCATACCACGACGTTGACTCCTCGGTTCTGGCGTTCGAAATCGCGTCGCGTGCCTGCTTCCGTGAAGCAGCGAAGAAGGCTGGTGCACAGCTTCTCGAGCCGATGATGAAGGTCGAAGTCGTAACCCCTGAAGATTACGTCGGTGACGTGATCGGCGATCTGAACTCGCGTCGCGGTCAGATCCAGGGCCAGGAAAGCCGCGGTATTGCCGTTGTCATCAACGCGCATGTTCCGCTGGCCAACATGTTCAAGTACGTCGATAACCTGCGCTCCATGTCCCAGGGCCGCGCGCAGTACTCGATGACCTTCGATCACTATTCGCCGGTTCCGAGCAACGTTGCTCAGGAAATCCAGGCAAAGTACTCCGGTCAGAAGTGATCGGGGTACGCCCCAAACGAATTTTAGAGTTTATTCCCTTTACGGGATCAGAATGGAGAGCCACTCATGGCAAAGAGCAAGTTTGAGCGCAATAAGCCGCACGTCAACATTGGCACGATCGGTCACGTTGACCACGGCAAGACGTCGTTGACTGCTGCGATCACGAAGTACTTCGGCGAGTTCAAGGCGTACGACCAGATCGACGCTGCACCGGAAGAAAAGGCCCGCGGTATCACGATTTCGACGGCCCACGTTGAGTATGAGACACCTGCTCGTCACTACGCGCACGTCGACTGCCCCGGCCACGCCGATTACGTGAAGAACATGATCACCGGTGCTGCCCAGATGGACGGCGCGATCCTGGTTTGCTCGGCTGCTGACGGCCCAATGCCACAGACCCGCGAGCACATTCTGCTGGCTCGTCAGGTTGGCGTTCCTGCGATCGTTGTGTTCCTCAACAAGGTTGACCAGGTTGACGACGCAGAGCTGCTGGAACTTGTAGAACTGGAAGTTCGCGAACTTCTGTCGTCCTACGACTTCCCAGGCGACGATATTCCAATCGTCAAGGGTTCGGCTCTTGCTGCTCTTGAAGACAGCGACAAGAAGATCGGCGAAGACGCCATCCGTGAGCTGATGGCTCAGGTTGACGCCTACATCCCAACGCCTGAGCGTCCAATCGATCAGCCGTTCCTGATGCCAATCGAAGACGTGTTCTCGATTTCCGGCCGTGGTACGGTTGTGACGGGTCGCGTTGAGCGCGGTATCGTCAAGGTTGGCGAAGAAGTCGAAATCGTCGGCATCAAGGCAACATCGAAGACGACGGTTACCGGCGTTGAAATGTTCCGCAAGCTGCTCGATCAGGGCCAGGCTGGCGACAACATCGGTGCTCTCGTTCGTGGCGTACAGCGCGATGGCGTTGAGCGTGGTCAGATTCTTTGCAAGCCAGGCTCTGTCAAGCCGCACAAGAAGTTCATGGCTGAAGCCTACATCCTGACGAAGGAAGAAGGCGGTCGTCATACACCGTTCTTCACGAACTACCGTCCACAGTTCTACTTCCGTACGACTGACGTGACCGGTATCGTTTCGCTTCCAGAAGGCACGGAAATGGTTATGCCAGGCGACAACGTCACTGTTGAAGTCGAACTGATCGTTCCGATCGCGATGGAAGAAAAGCTGCGCTTCGCGATCCGCGAAGGCGGCCGTACCGTCGGCGCCGGCATCGTCGCTTCGATCGTCGAGTAATAGGGTAGGCGGCGCCGATGGCGCCGCAGCCTTAACGTCGGGCATC from the Agrobacterium vaccinii genome contains:
- the tuf gene encoding elongation factor Tu translates to MAKSKFERNKPHVNIGTIGHVDHGKTSLTAAITKYFGEFKAYDQIDAAPEEKARGITISTAHVEYETPARHYAHVDCPGHADYVKNMITGAAQMDGAILVCSAADGPMPQTREHILLARQVGVPAIVVFLNKVDQVDDAELLELVELEVRELLSSYDFPGDDIPIVKGSALAALEDSDKKIGEDAIRELMAQVDAYIPTPERPIDQPFLMPIEDVFSISGRGTVVTGRVERGIVKVGEEVEIVGIKATSKTTVTGVEMFRKLLDQGQAGDNIGALVRGVQRDGVERGQILCKPGSVKPHKKFMAEAYILTKEEGGRHTPFFTNYRPQFYFRTTDVTGIVSLPEGTEMVMPGDNVTVEVELIVPIAMEEKLRFAIREGGRTVGAGIVASIVE